One stretch of Zonotrichia albicollis isolate bZonAlb1 chromosome 37, bZonAlb1.hap1, whole genome shotgun sequence DNA includes these proteins:
- the LOC141726645 gene encoding olfactory receptor 14C36-like gives MPHSLWRNISSWRTSPQKPEEIQMKRDPLSCLKNIIHYAQSEGMSNSSSIGHFLLLALADTRQLQLLHFCLLLGISLAALLGNSLIISAIACGHHLHTPMFFFLLNLALSDPGSICTTVPKAMQNSLWDTTTISYTGCAAQLFFFLFFTGAEFFLLTIMCYDRYVSICKPLHYGTLLGSRACAHMAAAAWASGFVYSLLHTANTFSLPLCHGNALGQFFCEIPQILKLSCSKSYLRELGLLAVSVCLAFGCFVFIVFSYVQIFRVVLWIPSEQGRHKAFSTCLPHLAVVSLFLSTGSFANLKPPSMSSPSLDLTLSVLYSVVPPALNPLIYSLRNQELKAAVWTLMTGCFQEH, from the exons ATGCCGCACTCCCTCTGGAGGAACATTTCGAGCTGGAGGACCTCTCCTCAGAAGCCGGAGGAGATTCAGATGAAGAGAGATCCACTGAGCTGCCTCAAGAACATAA TTCACTATGCCCAGAGTGAaggaatgtccaacagcagctccatcggccacttcctcctgctggcattggcagacacgcggcagctgcagctcctgcacttctgcctcttgctgggcatctccctggctgctctcctgggcaacagcctcatcatcagcgccatagcctgcggccaccacctgcacacacccatgttcttcttcctgctcaacctggccctcagcgacccgggctccatctgcaccactgtccccaaagccatgcaaaattccctctgggacaccacgaccatctcctacactggatgtgctgctcagctctttttctttctcttctttactGGAGCAGAGTttttcctcctgaccatcatgtgctacgaccgctatgtgtccatctgcaaacccctgcactacgggaccctcctgggcagcagagcttgtgcccacatggcagcagctgcctgggccagtggctttgTCTAttctctgctgcacacagccaatacattttccctgcccctgtgtcatggcaatgccctgggccagttcttctgtgaaatcccacagatcctcaagctctcctgctccaaatcctacctcagggaacttggacTTCTTGCTGTTAGTGTTTGTTTGGCATTTGGTTGCTTTgtattcattgttttctcctatgtgcagatcttcagggttGTGCTgtggatcccctctgagcagggacggcacaaagccttttccacctgcctccctcacctggctgtggtctcactgttcctcagcactggatCATTTGCTAACCTGAAACCTCCCTctatgtcctccccatccctggatctgaccctgtcagttctgtactcggtggtgcctccagccctgaatcccctcatctacagcctgaggaaccaggagctcaaggctgcagtgtggacactgatgactggatgctttcaggaacattaa